One segment of Solanum stenotomum isolate F172 chromosome 1, ASM1918654v1, whole genome shotgun sequence DNA contains the following:
- the LOC125853227 gene encoding UDP-galactose/UDP-glucose transporter 4-like, producing MKNDDQSLFLFGISLSTRPRWQQFLLCSSGFFFGYLVNGVCEEYVYNRLQFSYGWYFTFVQGLVYVALIHFLNGFTPKQMVNPWKDYVKLSTVLMGSHGLTKGSLAFLNYPAQIMFKSAKVLPVMVMGAFVPGLRRKYPPHEYVSAVLLVAGLILFTLADAQTSPNFSLIGVLMISGALVMDSFVGNYQEAIFTSNPNTIQMEMLYCSTIVGFPILFVAMIVTGELRIAWPACAQHPYVYGVLVFEACATFVGQVSVLSLVAIFGAATTTMITTARKAVTLLLSYLIFTKPLTEQHGTGLLLMCMCIIMKMLPENKPPHPRPQKIIPLQQTEKPRETEDNRFQIGIEEEEEKRPLV from the exons atgaagAATGATGATCAATCTCTGTTTCTGTTTGGTATTTCTCTTTCGACCCGACCCAGATGGCAACAATTCCTGTTATGCTCTTCTGGGTTCTTCTTTGGGTATCTTGTTAATGGCGTCTGTGAG GAATATGTATATAATAGGCTTCAATTCAG CTATGGATGGTACTTTACCTTTGTTCAAGGATTGGTTTATGTGGCTCTTATTCATTTCCTCAATGGTTTTACTCCTAAGCAAATGGTGAACCCGTGGAAGGATTATGTTAAGCTCTCTACCGTTCTCATGGGCTCACATGGGTTAACAAAAGGGTCTTTGGCTTTCCTCAACTATCCAGCACAAATCATGTTCAAATCTGCCAAG GTTTTGCCTGTCATGGTAATGGGGGCTTTCGTGCCCGGTCTGCGACGAAAATATCCACCCCATGAATATGTTTCGGCAGTACTCTTGGTAGCAGGCCTGATTCTTTTCACTTTGGCTGATGCACAAACCTCGCCAAATTTCAGCTTAATTGGTGTGCTAATGATATCTGGTGCTTTGGTTATGGATTCTTTTGTGGGGAATTATCAAGAGGCAATCTTCACGTCTAATCCTAACACAATACAG ATGGAGATGCTCTACTGCTCAACAATTGTCGGCTTTCCTATCTTGTTTGTGGCTATGATTGTAACAGGAGAACTAAGGATAGCATGGCCTGCATGTGCTCAG CATCCCTATGTTTACGGAGTCTTGGTGTTTGAAGCCTGCGCTACTTTCGTGGGGCAAGTGTCTGTCCTTTCCCTCGTAGCAATATTTGGTGCTGCCACTACTACAATG ATTACAACTGCAAGGAAGGCTGTAACATTATTGCTTTCATACTTGATATTCACAAAGCCTTTGACCGAACAACATGGTACTGGATTGCTGTTGATGTGTATGTGCATCATAATGAAGATGTTGCCTGAAAACAAACCCCCGCATCCTAGGCCGCAGAAAATTATCCCTCTTCAACAAACTGAGAAACCTCGCGAGACTGAAGATAACAGATTTCAGATAGGCattgaagaggaagaagagaagagacCTTTGGTCTAA